One genomic segment of Pseudomonas fortuita includes these proteins:
- a CDS encoding FecR domain-containing protein, which produces MTTHSPETREAVRAAARWLALLDSGDASETDLLRLAQWRASNSLHEHAWQKASLLRERFSGLPGALAMATLDRPDAGRRALLKQALGVAALLPAAWLASRELPLEAWTADMRTGVGERRQVLLSDGTFVQLNTDSAVDIDLRARRLALLRGEVALRVPDSLSLAVQVPYGQVALSAGDFNAGEVCLRLVDEACRVSVVKGLASLQPLRGAAQVLQAGQQASLQVAGVGPVTALDEWLLGWREGVLRLDDRSLGELLHELRRYRPGVLRWAPELEQLRVTGTFRLDDTDRVLALLAASLPLQVQARTRFWVSLVGRENRA; this is translated from the coding sequence ATGACCACCCACTCCCCCGAAACCCGTGAAGCGGTGCGTGCTGCCGCCCGCTGGCTGGCGTTGCTGGATTCTGGCGACGCCAGCGAGACTGATTTGCTGCGCCTGGCACAGTGGCGGGCCAGCAACAGCCTGCACGAACACGCCTGGCAAAAGGCATCACTGCTGCGCGAGCGTTTTTCCGGGTTGCCCGGGGCGTTGGCCATGGCCACCCTTGACCGCCCGGACGCCGGCCGCCGCGCGCTGCTCAAGCAAGCCTTGGGTGTCGCGGCGCTGCTACCGGCCGCCTGGTTGGCAAGCCGGGAGCTGCCGCTCGAGGCCTGGACGGCCGACATGCGCACAGGGGTAGGGGAGCGCCGGCAGGTGCTGCTGAGCGATGGCACCTTTGTACAGCTGAACACCGACAGTGCGGTGGATATCGACCTGCGCGCGCGCCGGCTGGCGCTGTTGCGCGGCGAAGTGGCGCTCAGGGTACCCGATAGCCTGAGCCTGGCCGTGCAGGTGCCTTACGGGCAGGTTGCACTCAGCGCTGGCGACTTCAATGCAGGTGAAGTGTGCTTGCGCCTGGTCGATGAGGCCTGCCGGGTTTCAGTGGTCAAGGGGCTGGCCAGCCTGCAGCCACTGCGTGGCGCGGCCCAGGTGCTGCAGGCCGGGCAGCAGGCCAGTTTGCAGGTGGCTGGCGTCGGCCCGGTTACCGCCCTGGACGAATGGCTGCTGGGCTGGCGCGAAGGCGTGCTGCGCCTGGATGACCGCTCCTTGGGCGAGCTGTTGCATGAACTGCGACGGTACCGCCCCGGTGTGCTGCGCTGGGCCCCGGAACTGGAACAGCTCAGGGTCACCGGCACTTTCCGCCTTGACGATACTGATCGGGTGCTGGCCTTGCTTGCCGCCAGCCTGCCGTTGCAGGTACAGGCACGCACGCGTTTTTGGGTGAGCCTAGTTGGGCGAGAAAATCGTGCATGA
- a CDS encoding sigma-70 family RNA polymerase sigma factor, which yields MIDVAPPPEPSLPALYREHRSWLETWLRRRLGNAWDAADLSQDTFLRVLASAQPLADIREPRAYLLTVGKRLLSNFHQRRSLERAYLDALAHLPEQHVPSPEQRWLLLETLQALDELLDGLKAPVRKAFLWSQLEGLGYAEIGTRLGVCERSVKRYMAQAYEHCLLAELQ from the coding sequence ATGATTGACGTTGCGCCGCCACCGGAGCCTAGCCTGCCTGCCCTGTACCGGGAGCACCGCAGCTGGCTTGAAACCTGGCTACGCCGGCGCCTGGGCAATGCCTGGGATGCCGCCGACCTCAGCCAGGATACCTTCCTGCGGGTGCTGGCCAGTGCACAGCCACTGGCAGACATTCGTGAGCCACGCGCCTACCTGCTCACGGTGGGCAAGCGGCTGCTGAGCAACTTCCACCAGCGGCGCAGCCTGGAGCGGGCCTACCTTGATGCCTTGGCGCATCTGCCCGAGCAGCACGTGCCCTCGCCCGAGCAGCGCTGGCTGTTACTGGAAACCCTGCAAGCCCTGGATGAGCTGCTTGATGGCCTGAAGGCGCCGGTCCGCAAGGCTTTTCTCTGGAGCCAGCTCGAAGGCCTGGGTTATGCCGAGATCGGCACGCGCCTGGGCGTGTGCGAGCGCTCCGTCAAACGCTACATGGCGCAGGCTTACGAACATTGCCTGCTGGCCGAGTTGCAATGA